A DNA window from Drosophila pseudoobscura strain MV-25-SWS-2005 chromosome 2, UCI_Dpse_MV25, whole genome shotgun sequence contains the following coding sequences:
- the Boh1 gene encoding DNA-binding protein Ikaros: MANALRPIPAKVKPINVRVFELPEFIFVQTKLITPRYALENRILTTRLKKPWARTKSAILAPAAKVERPPPKIVPLPSRTGPQKTPETSYPVRERAIQTEEKQTCDVGVQCDTEEWEETQMDTERKGELSSGEEDEESKFITFVGENTLIIRNGMMECLVCGEVARSLEHHKSHIVTHYGPKVLCCLCGEFVDHERLLLGHNLTCRSRPSKKPSIFLKCPNMFCNVVCRTQPQLYKHLSTHDKGPFYRCLECRLHFRTAMSFLLHRKKKEDCNRAKALFLFDKHSASRLKGNLKRCTVCLRKFNDERLCGIHRFNCIQAHHKKLTKKLFKPSSLA, translated from the exons ATGGCGAATGCGTTGCGCCCAATTCCAGCAAAG GTAAAACCGATCAATGTGCGAGTCTTTGAACTCCCGGAGTTCATATTCGTGCAAACCAAGCTGATCACACCACGCTACGCGCTGGAAAACAGGATACTCACAACCCGCTTAAAAAAGCCATGGGCTCGGACAAAGAGTGCTATACTCGCCCCGGCGGCTAAGGTTGAGCGCCCACCTCCCAAGATagtgccactgcccagccgcACTGGCCCGCAGAAGACACCGGAGACTAGTTACCCAGTCCGCGAGCGCGCTATCCAGACGGAGGAAAAGCAAACATGTGATGTGGGAGTGCAATGCGACACAGAAGAGTGGGAAGAAACACAAATGGATACCGAGAGAAAAGGAGAGTTGTCAAGTGGCGAGGAGGACGAGGAATCCAAGTTCATCACATTTGTAGGTGAGAACACATTGATTATCCGGAACGGAATGATGGAGTGCCTGGTCTGCGGCGAGGTGGCCCGATCCTTGGAACATCACAAGAGTCACATTGTCACGCACTATGGGCCGAAAGTACTCTGCTGCCTTTGTGGAGAGTTTGTTGATCACGAGCGTCTGCTGCTCGGACATAATCTCACCTGCCGTTCCCGTCCATCGAAGAAGCCTTCGATTTTCCTCAAGTGTCCGAATATGTTTTGCAATGTTGTGTGCAGAACGCAGCCACAGCTGTACAAACACCTAAGCACACACGACAAAGGGCCCTTCTATCGTTGCCTGGAGTGTCGTCTGCATTTCAGGACTGCGATGTCCTTTCTTCTGCATCGCAAGAAAAAGGAAGACTGCAACAGGGCAAAGGCCCTGTTTCTGTTCGACAAGCATTCGGCCTCGCGATTGAAGGGCAATCTCAAGCGATGCACCGTCTGTCTGAGGAAGTTTAACGATGAGCGCTTGTGCGGCATTCACAGGTTCAACTGCATCCAGGCGCATCACAAAAAATTGACAAAGAAACTCTTCAAGCCCTCATCATTGGCCTAA
- the LOC6896875 gene encoding protein BUD31 homolog, translating to MPKVRRSRKPPPDGWELIEPTLEEIEQKMREAETEPHEGKRISESLWPIFKIHHQKTRYIYDLFHRRKAISRELYDYCLKEKIADGNLIAKWKKSGYENLCCLRCIQSRDTNFGTNCICRVPKSKLEEGRIVECVHCGCRGCSG from the coding sequence ATGCCGAAAGTACGCCGGAGCCGCAAGCCGCCCCCAGACGGATGGGAGTTGATAGAGCCCACACTCGAGGAGATCGAGCAGAAGATGCGCGAGGCGGAAACAGAACCACACGAGGGAAAGCGCATTTCGGAGTCCCTCTGGCCCATATTCAAGATCCACCATCAGAAGACGCGCTACATCTACGACCTGTTCCACCGCCGCAAAGCCATTAGCCGAGAGCTCTATGACTACTGCCTCAAGGAGAAGATCGCCGATGGCAATCTGATAGCCAAGTGGAAAAAGTCCGGTTACGAGAACCTCTGCTGCCTGCGATGCATACAGTCGCGCGACACGAATTTTGGCACAAATTGCATCTGCCGGGTGCCCAAGTCCAAGCTCGAGGAGGGTCGCATTGTGGAATGTGTGCATTGCGGGTGCCGCGGCTGCTCGGGATAA
- the Surf4 gene encoding surfeit locus protein 4 homolog yields the protein MSIPNEYIAKTEDVAEQVIKRGKNVLPTVARLCLIATFFEDGLRMYFQWNEQREYMDMSWGCGKFLATVFVLVNLLGQLGGCGMVMARFKVDIAVGLLFFIVVLQTIAYSILWDFQFLLRNFALIGALLLVLAEARIEGRSLFAGVPSMGDNKPKNFMQLAGRILLAFMFITLIRFELSVWQVIQDIIGSILMVLVVLGYKTKLSALILVALLTVLNLYHNAWWTIPSYKPLRDFLKYDFFQTLSVIGGLLMIVSLGPGGVSMDEHKKKW from the exons ATGAGCATACCCAACGAATATATTGCGAAAACGGAAGATGTGGCGGAACag GTTATCAAGCGCGGCAAGAATGTGCTGCCCACGGTGGCGCGGCTCTGCCTCATCGCTACCTTCTTCGAGGATGGCCTGCGCATGTACTTCCAGTGGAACGAACAGCGCGAGTACATGGACATGagctggggctgtggcaaGTTCCTGGCCACCGTCTTCGTGCTGGTCAATCTGCTTGGCCAGCTGGGAGGCTGCGGCATGGTAATGGCTAGATTCAAGGTTGACATCGCCGTTGGTCTGCTTTTCTTCATTGTTGTTCTACAG ACAATAGCCTACTCCATTCTGTGGGACTTCCAGTTCTTGCTGCGAAACTTTGCCTTGATTGGAGCCCTACTGTTGGTCCTGGCCGAGGCTCGGATCGAGGGCCGCAGTTTATTTGCGGGCGTGCCATCGATGGGCGATAATAAGCCCAAGAACTTCATGCAGCTGGCAGGGCGCATTCTGTTGGCGTTCATGTTCATCACCCTCATCCGGTTCGAGCTGAGCGTGTGGCAGGTGATCCAGGACATTATCGGCTCCATTCTGATGGTGCTCGTGGTGCTGGGTTACAAGACGAAGCTGTCGGCCCTGATCCTGGTCGCTCTTCTTACAGTTCTGAATTTGTATCACAATGCCTGGTGGACCATTCCGTCCTACAAGCCACTCAGGGATTTCTTGAAATATGACTTTTTCCAG ACACTTTCGGTTATTGGTGGCCTGCTAATGATCGTGTCCTTGGGCCCTGGCGGCGTATCCATGGACGAGCACAAGAAGAAATGGTAG
- the LOC6896876 gene encoding uncharacterized protein: MEHHTYAKSGSKTWTIEQKRSLVTKCINSDYLFKSPSLRNDRAWKTFKETAQIGDFNENELRQQWQALVHDYRVEKKGITTPINNQIIASLNKKWEFFGEMHKFMMKKNDHHSYAQNAENDQKAQSKIVPQNPKTPKKVVEVSPFDFYPKTVSPNKQERKQDNSKDDEGVKGFVTPTKINTENDGEVNQDDIPAPSFPGWDGTKLRQPQSTEYNNAEHLSDDCAVEVVFPPELYPKPPKKVVEIVPFVPNPKTPTKVPNINTENDGEVNQDDTPTPPELERMQLSQSVENNNQNNSSSVQPKDRKSRKRPAGNELSERDKYYRHRRRYYRTKEKLVKALGQAVIAVLKEVAQRLGAQTEMLDLEELFASDLEPSPFDSCYDEDSDQD, from the exons atggaGCATCATACATACGCCAAAAGTGGCTCGAAAACTT GGACCATAGAGCAGAAACGCAGCCTGGTGACCAAGTGCATAAATTCTGATTATTTATTCAAGTCCCCCTCGCTGCGGAACGATCGGGCCTGGAA GACTTTTAAGGAAACGGCCCAGATAGGTGATTTTAACGAGAATGAATTGCGCCAGCAATGGCAGGCCCTTGTGCATGACTATCGCGTGGAGAAGAAGGGCATAACTACGCCAATCAACAATCAGATCATAGCCTCACTCAACAAGAAGTGGGAGTTTTTTGGCGAGATGCATAAATTCATGATGAAGAAGAATGACCATCATTCGTATGCGCAGAATGCGGAGAATGATCAGAAAGCGCAGTCGAAAATCGTTCCTCAAAATCCTAAAACACCGAAAAAGGTGGTGGAAGTCAGCCCATTTGATTTTTATCCTAAGACGGTGTCACCAAATAAACAGGAGCGTAAACAGGACAACTCCAAGGACGATGAGGGCGTGAAGGGTTTTGTGACTCCAACAAAGATTAATACGGAGAACGATGGAGAAGTAAACCAGGACGATATTCCGGCTCCTTCATTTCCAGGATGGGACGGAACGAAACTCCGCCAGCCACAATCAACAGAATACAATAATGCAGAACATTTATCGGACGACTGCGCGGTGGAGGTCGTCTTCCCACCTGAACTTTATCCAAAACCCCCGAAAAAGGTGGTGGAGATCGTACCATTTGTTCCTAATCCTAAGACACCGACAAAGGTGCCAAACATTAATACCGAGAACGATGGAGAAGTAAACCAGGACGATACTCCGACTCCACCAGAGTTGGAGAGAATGCAACTCTCTCAATCTGtcgaaaacaacaaccaaaacaacTCATCCTCTGTACAGCCCAAAGATCGTAAGTCTCGCAAGCGTCCGGCTGGAAATGAACTCAGCGAGAGGGATAAGTACTACAG ACATCGCCGTCGCTACTATCGGACTAAGGAGAAGCTTGTGAAGGCATTGGGCCAGGCTGTGATTGCCGTTTTGAAGGAAGTCGCTCAACGTTTGGGTGCTCAGACGGAGATGCTGGATCTAGAAGAGCTATTTGCAAGCGACTTGGAACCATCGCCGTTTGACAGTTGTTATGATGAGGACTCTGATCAGGACTAA
- the LOC4800690 gene encoding NF-kappa-B-repressing factor isoform X2 yields MASKKKNKAKESDAGYGSGEFSLDWNVDDYRTEYESEEHWELRRSFMVAHKDRFEEDRMVCLAQTFVNMEFLGCKYPNETMHLVAELSKDIAEEFRRKRDQRLKRTFVSASDAAEQRAKGRSGSTKPNQRQDEQRGSTNPYSRERQCFGGGKPIDLFEGLRFGSLILYLAGGRSCLRNSCTISQIKYEERPCKEPESTEKTKYSEILVNNEVIAVGQGETLKAAKIAAFKQALFLLQTHCYSIKLNATRQTIKVEKTVNGVNINVTKESADSLGDPKLDETNKGYRMMRLMGWTGGGLGREKQGREEPVGYLLKSNRTGLGGCNKPHVNLGDYRKMIENYVKSDDMRDMQFEPTFSKEERASFHKIASKYGLRSGSYGNGESRRLLITKKVDHKTILQEVLSRRNTKFTERYFVQVPMQKAHLFPGHVASLDLEGMDD; encoded by the exons ATGGCTTCAAAa aaaaaaaataaggCTAAGGAATCTGACGCCGGCTATGGATCCGGAGAATTTTCATTGGACTGGAATGTGGATGACTACAGGACGGAATATGAGAGTGAGGAGCATTGGGAGTTGCGGCGCAGCTTTATGGTCGCCCACAAGGATCGCTTTGAAGAGGACCGCATGGTGTGCCTGGCTCAGACATTTGTCAATATGGAATTCCTCGGCTGCAAATACCCAAACGAAACGATGCATCTGGTGGCGGAATTGTCCAAAGACATCGCTGAAGAGTTTAGACGGAAGCGTGACCAGCGTCTGAAGCGAACATTTGTCTCCGCATCGGATGCGGCGGAGCAGCGCGCCAAAG GGCGCAGTGGTTCAACAAAGCCAAATCAACGCCAGGATGAGCAGCGGGGTAGCACCAATCCATACAGTCGAGAACGTCAGTGTTTTGGCGGCGGAAAACCAATTGATCTCTTCGAGGGCCTACGTTTTGGCAGTCTCATACTATACCTAGCCGGCGGACGGAGTTGTTTGCGTAATTCGTGTACCATAAGCCAAATTAAGTACGAGGAGCGTCCGTGCAAAGAGCCCGAATCCACTGAAAAGACGAAATATTCCGAGATTCTTGTGAATAACGAGGTTATTGCAGTTGGCCAAGGTGAAACCCTCAAGGCGGCCAAGATTGCAGCATTTAAACAGGCATTGTTCCTGCTCCAAACACACTGCTACAGCATCAAG CTCAACGCCACCCGCCAAACCATCAAAGTCGAAAAGACTGTcaatggtgtgaacatcaatgTGACGAAGGAGTCTGCAGATAGCCTGGGCGATCCCAAATTGGATGAAACCAACAAGGGCTACCGCATGATGCGTCTCATGGGCTGGACGGGCGGTGGCTTGGGACGCGAAAAGCAGGGACGCGAGGAACCCGTTGG ATATTTGCTGAAGAGCAATCGCACTGGCTTGGGTGGCTGTAACAAGCCGCATGTAAATCTTGGTGACTATCGCAAAATGATTGAAAACTATGTCAAATCGGATGATATGCGCGATATGCAATTTGAGCCAACGTTCTCCAAGGAAGAGCGTGCCTCATTTCACAA GATTGCGAGTAAATACGGTTTACGCTCGGGTAGCTATGGCAATGGGGAATCTCGGCGTCTCCTAATCACGAAGAAAGTTGACCACAAGACGATACTCCAGGAAGTACTATCCCGCCGCAATACAAAATTCACTGAGCGCTATTTTGTTCAAGTCCCCATGCAGAAGGCCCACCTCTTTCCGGGCCACGTTGCTAGTTTGGATCTGGAGGGCATGGATGATTAA
- the LOC4800690 gene encoding NF-kappa-B-repressing factor isoform X1 → MASKVKKQKIETVSDDVVISDHTITTKKQKKNKAKESDAGYGSGEFSLDWNVDDYRTEYESEEHWELRRSFMVAHKDRFEEDRMVCLAQTFVNMEFLGCKYPNETMHLVAELSKDIAEEFRRKRDQRLKRTFVSASDAAEQRAKGRSGSTKPNQRQDEQRGSTNPYSRERQCFGGGKPIDLFEGLRFGSLILYLAGGRSCLRNSCTISQIKYEERPCKEPESTEKTKYSEILVNNEVIAVGQGETLKAAKIAAFKQALFLLQTHCYSIKLNATRQTIKVEKTVNGVNINVTKESADSLGDPKLDETNKGYRMMRLMGWTGGGLGREKQGREEPVGYLLKSNRTGLGGCNKPHVNLGDYRKMIENYVKSDDMRDMQFEPTFSKEERASFHKIASKYGLRSGSYGNGESRRLLITKKVDHKTILQEVLSRRNTKFTERYFVQVPMQKAHLFPGHVASLDLEGMDD, encoded by the exons ATGGCTTCAAAagtaaagaaacaaaaaattgagACTGTGTCTGACGATGTAGTAATCTCTGACCATACTATAACcaccaaaaaacagaaaaaaaataaggCTAAGGAATCTGACGCCGGCTATGGATCCGGAGAATTTTCATTGGACTGGAATGTGGATGACTACAGGACGGAATATGAGAGTGAGGAGCATTGGGAGTTGCGGCGCAGCTTTATGGTCGCCCACAAGGATCGCTTTGAAGAGGACCGCATGGTGTGCCTGGCTCAGACATTTGTCAATATGGAATTCCTCGGCTGCAAATACCCAAACGAAACGATGCATCTGGTGGCGGAATTGTCCAAAGACATCGCTGAAGAGTTTAGACGGAAGCGTGACCAGCGTCTGAAGCGAACATTTGTCTCCGCATCGGATGCGGCGGAGCAGCGCGCCAAAG GGCGCAGTGGTTCAACAAAGCCAAATCAACGCCAGGATGAGCAGCGGGGTAGCACCAATCCATACAGTCGAGAACGTCAGTGTTTTGGCGGCGGAAAACCAATTGATCTCTTCGAGGGCCTACGTTTTGGCAGTCTCATACTATACCTAGCCGGCGGACGGAGTTGTTTGCGTAATTCGTGTACCATAAGCCAAATTAAGTACGAGGAGCGTCCGTGCAAAGAGCCCGAATCCACTGAAAAGACGAAATATTCCGAGATTCTTGTGAATAACGAGGTTATTGCAGTTGGCCAAGGTGAAACCCTCAAGGCGGCCAAGATTGCAGCATTTAAACAGGCATTGTTCCTGCTCCAAACACACTGCTACAGCATCAAG CTCAACGCCACCCGCCAAACCATCAAAGTCGAAAAGACTGTcaatggtgtgaacatcaatgTGACGAAGGAGTCTGCAGATAGCCTGGGCGATCCCAAATTGGATGAAACCAACAAGGGCTACCGCATGATGCGTCTCATGGGCTGGACGGGCGGTGGCTTGGGACGCGAAAAGCAGGGACGCGAGGAACCCGTTGG ATATTTGCTGAAGAGCAATCGCACTGGCTTGGGTGGCTGTAACAAGCCGCATGTAAATCTTGGTGACTATCGCAAAATGATTGAAAACTATGTCAAATCGGATGATATGCGCGATATGCAATTTGAGCCAACGTTCTCCAAGGAAGAGCGTGCCTCATTTCACAA GATTGCGAGTAAATACGGTTTACGCTCGGGTAGCTATGGCAATGGGGAATCTCGGCGTCTCCTAATCACGAAGAAAGTTGACCACAAGACGATACTCCAGGAAGTACTATCCCGCCGCAATACAAAATTCACTGAGCGCTATTTTGTTCAAGTCCCCATGCAGAAGGCCCACCTCTTTCCGGGCCACGTTGCTAGTTTGGATCTGGAGGGCATGGATGATTAA